In Cupriavidus taiwanensis, the following proteins share a genomic window:
- a CDS encoding MFS transporter translates to MSTTIDSAPAGAAPATPSLAPSPQAERTGFRVLSAISFAHFLNDMIQSLILAIYPMLKGGFNLSFTQIGLLTMTYQVTASLLQPVVGLYTDKHPKPHSLAVAMAFTLAGLLLLSVAPSYGVLLVAAALVGTGSSIFHPESSRVARMASGGQHGLAQSIFQVGGNGGSAMGPLLAALIVHQQASLAWFSLAALVGIVVLWRIGGWYARQLAQGARKRKAPGASASPVATRVVVRAMVVLMVLVFSKYFYMASLTSYYTFYLMERFALARQDAQLHLFLFLFAVAAGTILGGPIGDRIGRKRVIWASILGVAPFTLLLPHVGLFWTTVLTFIIGFILASAFSAILVFAQELIPGKVGMVSGLFFGFAFGMGGIGAAVLGGMADTHGIRAVYEYCAYLPLLGLLTVFLPDLRERPQRA, encoded by the coding sequence CCCCCTCGCTTGCTCCGTCCCCGCAGGCGGAACGCACCGGCTTCCGCGTGCTGTCCGCGATCAGCTTCGCCCACTTTCTCAACGACATGATCCAGTCGTTGATCCTGGCGATCTATCCGATGCTGAAGGGCGGCTTCAACCTCAGCTTCACCCAGATCGGGCTGCTGACCATGACCTACCAGGTCACCGCGTCGCTGCTGCAGCCGGTGGTGGGGCTGTACACCGACAAGCATCCCAAGCCGCATTCGCTGGCCGTGGCGATGGCCTTTACGCTGGCCGGCCTGCTGCTGCTGTCAGTGGCGCCCAGCTATGGCGTGCTGCTGGTGGCCGCGGCGCTGGTCGGCACGGGTTCGTCGATCTTCCACCCGGAGTCGTCGCGCGTGGCGCGCATGGCGTCGGGCGGGCAGCACGGGCTGGCGCAGTCGATCTTCCAGGTCGGGGGCAACGGCGGCAGCGCCATGGGCCCGCTGCTGGCGGCGTTGATCGTGCACCAGCAGGCCAGCCTGGCGTGGTTCTCGCTGGCGGCGCTGGTGGGCATCGTGGTGCTGTGGCGCATCGGCGGCTGGTACGCGCGCCAGTTGGCGCAGGGCGCGCGCAAGCGCAAGGCCCCTGGCGCCTCGGCCAGCCCGGTGGCGACGCGCGTGGTGGTGCGGGCCATGGTGGTGCTGATGGTGCTGGTGTTCTCCAAGTACTTCTACATGGCCAGCCTGACCTCGTACTACACCTTCTACCTGATGGAGCGCTTCGCGCTGGCGCGCCAGGACGCGCAGCTGCACCTGTTCCTGTTCCTGTTCGCGGTCGCCGCCGGCACCATCCTGGGCGGCCCGATCGGCGACCGCATCGGCCGCAAGCGCGTGATCTGGGCCTCGATCCTGGGCGTGGCGCCGTTCACGCTGCTGCTGCCGCACGTGGGCCTGTTCTGGACCACGGTGCTGACCTTCATCATCGGCTTTATCCTGGCCTCGGCGTTCTCGGCGATCCTGGTGTTCGCGCAGGAGCTGATCCCGGGCAAGGTCGGCATGGTCTCGGGGCTGTTCTTCGGCTTTGCCTTCGGCATGGGCGGCATCGGCGCCGCGGTGCTGGGCGGCATGGCCGATACGCACGGCATCCGTGCGGTGTACGAGTACTGCGCCTACCTGCCGCTGCTGGGGCTGCTGACGGTATTCCTGCCGGACCTGCGCGAACGCCCGCAGCGCGCTTGA
- a CDS encoding MarR family winged helix-turn-helix transcriptional regulator, with amino-acid sequence MTARRKPEDAPDHVDGILAQWARERPDLDASPMGILGRLGRLNRHTGRAIEAALGATGLQPWEFDVLATLRRAGPPYALSPGALIGSLMITSGTMTNRLDHLERAGLVRREPNPEDRRGLLVALTDAGRERVDHAVELHVANEHRLLEGLTATERAQLAALLRRWLRMFEPPSGDGGEGKSGD; translated from the coding sequence ATGACCGCCCGCCGCAAACCCGAAGACGCGCCCGACCATGTCGACGGCATCCTCGCCCAATGGGCGCGCGAACGGCCCGATCTCGATGCCTCGCCGATGGGCATCCTGGGGCGGCTGGGCCGGCTCAATCGCCATACCGGCCGGGCGATCGAGGCCGCGCTGGGCGCGACCGGGCTGCAGCCGTGGGAGTTCGATGTGCTGGCGACGCTGCGGCGTGCCGGGCCGCCCTATGCGCTGTCGCCGGGCGCGCTGATCGGTTCGCTGATGATCACGTCGGGCACCATGACCAACCGGCTCGACCACCTCGAGCGGGCCGGGCTGGTACGGCGCGAGCCCAATCCGGAAGACCGGCGCGGACTGCTGGTGGCGCTGACCGACGCCGGCCGCGAGCGCGTCGACCACGCGGTGGAGCTGCACGTGGCCAACGAGCACCGCCTGCTGGAAGGGCTGACCGCGACGGAGCGCGCGCAGCTGGCCGCGCTGCTGCGCCGCTGGCTGCGCATGTTCGAGCCGCCATCGGGCGATGGCGGCGAAGGCAAGTCGGGCGACTGA
- a CDS encoding EamA family transporter: MKANSVSTTAAAGVGLRDILLTGLAPAIWGSTYLVTSQWLPPGQPLLSGVIRALPAGLAMLAIGRQLPQGGWWWRAAVLGVLNIGFFQAMLFIAAYRLPGGVAATVGAIQPLIVVVLAWAWLGARPRPAAWMAGAGGLLGVALLVLGPAARLDAVGVAAAAAGAVSMAVGTVLTRHWRPPVSPLVLTAWQLCAGGLFLLPFALVLEPLPGHFTLVNWLGYAWLSIVGAGFSYALWFRGVGRMAPAAVAALGLLSPVSATVLGFLVLGQALTAVQAAGALLVLGSVWLGQRAAAPATVARTQAA, encoded by the coding sequence ATGAAGGCGAACAGCGTTTCGACGACTGCGGCGGCCGGTGTGGGGTTGCGGGATATCCTGCTGACCGGCCTGGCCCCCGCGATCTGGGGCAGCACGTATCTGGTGACGAGTCAGTGGCTGCCGCCTGGGCAGCCCTTGCTTTCCGGCGTGATCCGGGCGCTGCCGGCCGGCCTGGCGATGCTCGCCATCGGCCGGCAACTGCCGCAGGGCGGGTGGTGGTGGCGCGCGGCGGTACTGGGCGTGCTCAATATCGGCTTCTTCCAGGCGATGCTGTTCATCGCCGCCTACCGCCTGCCGGGCGGCGTGGCGGCCACGGTCGGGGCGATCCAGCCGCTGATCGTGGTGGTGCTGGCGTGGGCCTGGCTGGGCGCGCGGCCGCGCCCCGCCGCGTGGATGGCCGGCGCGGGCGGGCTGCTCGGCGTGGCGCTGCTGGTGCTCGGACCGGCCGCCCGGCTGGATGCCGTCGGCGTCGCTGCGGCGGCTGCGGGAGCGGTGTCGATGGCGGTGGGCACGGTGCTGACGCGGCACTGGCGGCCGCCGGTCTCGCCGCTGGTGCTGACGGCATGGCAGTTGTGCGCAGGCGGGCTGTTCCTGCTGCCGTTCGCGCTGGTGCTGGAACCGCTGCCGGGTCATTTCACGCTGGTCAACTGGCTGGGCTACGCGTGGCTCAGCATCGTCGGCGCCGGTTTCAGCTACGCGCTGTGGTTTCGCGGGGTAGGGCGCATGGCGCCGGCGGCGGTGGCGGCGCTGGGCCTGCTCAGTCCGGTCAGCGCCACCGTGCTCGGCTTCCTGGTGCTGGGGCAGGCACTGACCGCGGTGCAGGCGGCCGGCGCGCTGCTGGTGCTGGGCAGCGTGTGGCTTGGCCAGCGCGCGGCGGCGCCAGCCACGGTGGCGCGCACGCAGGCGGCCTGA
- a CDS encoding Bug family tripartite tricarboxylate transporter substrate binding protein yields MAFPFRPSLLAAACVFAGTALTHVTAAAADAYPSRPIRLIVAYPTGGISDTVARALGERLSAQMGNSVVVENKAGAGGSIGIDAVAKAAPDGYTLGFAATSPLTLNPYVGRVNYDPQKDVAPVMSVMYSPVLVVATSAFSGKSFADVVGQASTKPGSVRWATSGLGTVGHVVLEQVKQKSKADIVLIPYKGAGQQMNDALGGQFEVMSTNASPVLSQHMQAGRLRALAVGAPKRLESLPAVPTLAELGYPKANLTSTFGVFAPGKTPAAIINRLNAELNKALAEPEVHERLLKGGEVPTGGTPAQFAKAIREESAENARIVREAGIKAD; encoded by the coding sequence ATGGCCTTCCCCTTCCGCCCGTCGCTGCTGGCCGCAGCGTGCGTCTTCGCTGGCACCGCACTGACCCACGTTACGGCCGCCGCGGCCGACGCCTATCCCAGCCGCCCGATCCGCCTGATCGTCGCCTATCCCACCGGCGGCATCAGCGACACCGTCGCGCGCGCGCTCGGCGAGCGCCTGTCGGCGCAGATGGGCAACTCGGTGGTGGTCGAGAACAAGGCCGGCGCGGGCGGCAGCATCGGCATCGATGCGGTGGCCAAGGCAGCGCCGGACGGCTACACGCTCGGCTTCGCCGCCACCAGCCCGCTGACGCTGAATCCGTATGTCGGCCGCGTCAACTACGATCCGCAGAAGGACGTGGCGCCGGTGATGAGCGTGATGTACTCGCCGGTGCTGGTGGTCGCGACTTCCGCGTTCAGCGGCAAGAGCTTTGCCGACGTGGTCGGCCAGGCCAGCACCAAACCGGGTTCGGTACGCTGGGCCACGTCGGGCCTGGGCACGGTCGGCCATGTGGTGCTGGAACAGGTCAAGCAGAAATCGAAGGCCGACATCGTGCTGATCCCGTACAAGGGCGCGGGCCAGCAGATGAACGATGCGCTCGGCGGCCAGTTCGAGGTGATGAGCACCAACGCCAGCCCGGTGCTGAGCCAGCATATGCAGGCGGGCCGCCTGCGCGCGCTGGCGGTGGGCGCGCCCAAGCGCCTGGAGAGCCTGCCCGCCGTGCCGACGCTGGCCGAGCTGGGCTACCCCAAGGCCAACCTGACCTCCACCTTCGGTGTGTTCGCGCCGGGCAAGACTCCCGCGGCCATCATCAACCGGCTGAACGCCGAGCTGAACAAGGCGCTGGCCGAGCCGGAAGTGCATGAGCGCCTGCTCAAGGGCGGCGAAGTGCCGACCGGCGGCACGCCGGCGCAGTTTGCCAAGGCCATCCGCGAAGAATCCGCGGAGAACGCCCGCATCGTCAGGGAAGCCGGCATCAAGGCTGACTGA
- a CDS encoding response regulator transcription factor: MKIAALQADPTLAVSIEQTLRLNGHQCTRYLSGRAVIGALRGRSFDLLMLDCDTPGLPALEVLAWVRRMLGPEMPVMLTGTSNEEGFVAACLAQGADSYVPKPLRTAELAARVLALLRRARPASADCDLEHGPFRFATAERQVWVQGKPVLLAPKEFDLAVLLFRNLGSLVLRQTMVDQVWRYHMDAASRTVDSHLSRVRTKLALWPHNGVRLSSVYGLGSRLDAA, from the coding sequence GTGAAGATCGCCGCGCTGCAGGCGGACCCCACCCTCGCCGTCAGCATCGAACAGACCCTGCGCCTGAACGGCCACCAGTGCACGCGCTACCTCAGCGGGCGCGCCGTGATCGGCGCGCTGCGCGGCAGATCGTTCGACCTGCTGATGCTGGATTGCGATACGCCGGGCCTGCCGGCATTGGAAGTACTGGCGTGGGTGCGCCGCATGCTGGGCCCCGAGATGCCGGTGATGCTGACCGGAACCTCTAACGAAGAAGGCTTTGTCGCGGCCTGCCTGGCGCAGGGCGCGGACAGCTACGTGCCCAAGCCGCTGCGCACCGCGGAACTGGCCGCGCGCGTGCTGGCGCTGCTGCGCCGCGCGCGGCCGGCGAGCGCGGATTGCGACCTGGAACACGGGCCGTTCCGCTTTGCCACCGCCGAGCGGCAGGTGTGGGTGCAGGGCAAGCCGGTGCTGCTGGCTCCGAAGGAATTCGACCTGGCGGTGCTGCTGTTCCGCAACCTGGGCTCGCTGGTGCTGCGCCAGACCATGGTCGACCAGGTCTGGCGCTACCACATGGACGCCGCTTCGCGCACGGTGGACAGCCACCTGTCGCGCGTGCGCACCAAGCTGGCGCTGTGGCCGCACAACGGCGTGCGGCTGTCGTCGGTGTACGGGCTGGGCAGCCGGCTCGATGCGGCCTAG
- a CDS encoding response regulator transcription factor: MGKKTAPRIASLEDAPADAALIRQVVASAGFECVSFSESRRLLLALRDAGFDLLLLDWQMPDLSGREVLAWVRTHLDRRIPVMFLSCRDAEHDIVSALAAGADDYMVKPIRPAELAARIECLLRRAYPAQASPHAPLRLGDYAFDCALRRVTCNGQPIGLTPKEFDLAVLLFRHEGRIVTRDHITAAVWGREISPMSRTIDTHVSRVRSKLGLQAGRGMRLTPVYTHGYRLERLAHAERAAA, from the coding sequence ATGGGAAAGAAAACGGCACCGCGCATTGCATCGCTCGAGGACGCGCCCGCGGATGCGGCGCTGATCCGCCAGGTCGTCGCCAGCGCGGGATTCGAATGCGTCAGCTTCAGCGAAAGCCGGCGCCTGCTGCTGGCGCTGCGCGACGCCGGCTTCGACCTGCTGCTGCTGGACTGGCAGATGCCGGACCTGTCCGGGCGCGAGGTGCTGGCCTGGGTGCGCACCCACCTGGACCGGCGCATCCCGGTCATGTTCCTGAGCTGCCGCGATGCCGAGCACGACATCGTCAGCGCGCTCGCCGCGGGCGCCGATGACTACATGGTCAAGCCGATCCGTCCGGCCGAGCTGGCCGCACGCATCGAATGCCTGCTGCGGCGCGCGTATCCCGCGCAGGCGTCGCCGCACGCGCCGCTGCGATTGGGCGACTACGCCTTCGACTGCGCGTTGCGCCGGGTCACCTGCAACGGGCAGCCGATCGGCCTGACGCCCAAGGAGTTCGATCTTGCGGTGCTGCTGTTCCGCCACGAGGGACGCATCGTCACGCGCGACCACATCACCGCCGCGGTCTGGGGCCGCGAGATCTCGCCGATGTCGCGCACCATCGATACCCACGTGTCGCGCGTGCGCAGCAAGCTCGGGCTGCAGGCCGGGCGCGGCATGCGGCTGACCCCGGTCTATACGCACGGGTACCGGCTTGAGCGCCTGGCACACGCCGAGCGGGCCGCCGCATGA
- a CDS encoding HAMP domain-containing histidine kinase, whose translation MTARPLRLALLAAAWCLGGCWLARRSRSGAAVQAPAGGCDVRDPAAVHDMLLHALGHDLREPNASLLAWLALRQTRSQADAALLAQVDGHARRSLRHIDDLNRLLRETRHAYRMRRLAMDTLLDEALDRVWTEAGAAGIRLERPAGRLPRIGGDAGMLAGTLQWLLASAIAAAAHGTALRTACRGHAGGVALSIVFQPADDAAASQLARPGPALLCAQRVVARHGGLLVPLQPMQGEAAQAGWYLWLRRRPRP comes from the coding sequence ATGACGGCGCGCCCGCTGCGCCTTGCGCTGCTTGCCGCGGCGTGGTGTCTGGGCGGCTGCTGGCTGGCGCGACGCAGCCGCAGCGGAGCTGCGGTGCAGGCGCCGGCAGGCGGCTGCGACGTGCGCGATCCGGCCGCCGTGCACGACATGCTGCTGCATGCGCTGGGCCACGACCTGCGCGAGCCCAATGCCTCGCTGCTGGCGTGGCTGGCGCTGCGCCAGACCCGGTCGCAGGCCGATGCGGCGCTGCTGGCGCAGGTGGACGGCCATGCGCGCCGCTCGCTGCGCCATATCGACGACCTGAACCGGCTGCTGCGCGAAACGCGGCATGCCTATCGGATGCGGCGGCTCGCCATGGACACTTTGCTCGATGAAGCGCTCGACCGGGTCTGGACCGAGGCCGGCGCGGCCGGCATCCGGCTCGAACGCCCGGCCGGGCGCCTGCCGCGCATCGGCGGCGACGCGGGGATGCTCGCCGGCACGCTGCAATGGCTGCTGGCGAGCGCCATCGCGGCGGCGGCGCATGGCACGGCCTTGCGCACCGCGTGCCGCGGCCATGCCGGCGGCGTGGCGCTGTCGATCGTGTTCCAGCCCGCCGATGACGCAGCCGCATCGCAACTGGCCCGGCCCGGACCGGCGCTGCTGTGCGCGCAGCGCGTGGTGGCGCGCCATGGCGGTCTGCTGGTGCCGCTGCAGCCGATGCAGGGCGAAGCCGCGCAGGCCGGCTGGTACCTGTGGCTGCGGCGCCGGCCGCGCCCATGA
- a CDS encoding porin — MKKSAIVLAAGSLLAGSAFAQSSVTLYGIVDQSIRFQTNANANNDNSWELTNGAVTNSRWGIKGSEALGNNLKAIFQLENGFDPDTGRANQNGRLFGRQAYVGLSGDFGTIKLGRQYTEGFNFFGDYDPLTIGNYTNNAWPFFLTNFRNDNVVSYGGKFGGLDVGASYGFGEQAGSMSQNQYWGARAAYTFGPFGIGGVYQEVRNLTGEKQQMWGAAGKYSIGPAKVFLGYIGGKDRTGSVDASLNFTGGATLNPIPAGGNAAANPRKDTIGYIGVTYQATPALALTGVFYGDYVENVNGVNDNNGRRYTGVLLAEYSLSKRTQVYGTVDFNKVSGGTITEMPGRNNQTGAAVGIRHIF, encoded by the coding sequence ATGAAGAAATCGGCCATCGTCCTCGCAGCCGGCAGCCTGTTGGCAGGTTCGGCTTTCGCACAATCCTCCGTCACCCTGTACGGCATCGTCGACCAGAGCATCCGCTTCCAGACGAACGCGAACGCCAACAATGACAACTCGTGGGAACTGACCAACGGCGCCGTCACCAACAGCCGCTGGGGCATCAAGGGCAGCGAAGCCCTGGGCAACAACCTGAAGGCGATCTTCCAGCTGGAAAATGGCTTTGATCCGGACACCGGCCGCGCCAACCAGAATGGCCGCCTGTTCGGTCGTCAGGCCTACGTGGGCCTGAGCGGTGACTTCGGCACGATCAAGCTGGGCCGCCAGTACACCGAAGGCTTTAACTTCTTCGGCGACTACGATCCGCTGACCATCGGCAACTACACCAACAACGCCTGGCCGTTCTTCCTGACCAACTTCCGTAACGACAACGTCGTCAGCTACGGCGGCAAGTTCGGCGGCCTGGACGTCGGCGCCAGCTACGGCTTCGGTGAGCAGGCTGGCAGCATGAGCCAGAACCAGTACTGGGGCGCTCGCGCCGCGTACACCTTCGGTCCGTTCGGCATCGGCGGCGTGTACCAGGAAGTGCGTAATCTCACCGGCGAGAAGCAGCAGATGTGGGGCGCTGCCGGTAAGTACTCGATCGGGCCGGCCAAGGTGTTCCTGGGTTACATCGGCGGCAAGGACCGCACCGGTTCGGTGGATGCCTCGCTGAACTTCACGGGCGGCGCCACGCTGAACCCGATCCCGGCTGGCGGCAACGCTGCAGCCAACCCGCGCAAGGACACCATCGGCTACATCGGCGTGACCTACCAGGCCACCCCGGCGCTGGCCCTGACCGGCGTGTTCTACGGCGACTACGTCGAAAACGTCAACGGCGTGAACGACAACAACGGCCGCCGCTACACCGGCGTGCTGCTGGCCGAGTACTCGCTGTCCAAGCGCACCCAGGTCTACGGCACGGTTGACTTCAACAAGGTTTCGGGCGGCACCATCACCGAAATGCCTGGCCGTAACAACCAGACCGGCGCTGCCGTCGGTATCCGCCACATCTTCTGA
- the minE gene encoding cell division topological specificity factor MinE, with protein sequence MSILSFLLGEKKKSASVAKERLQIILAHERTGHSAPADYLPALQRELVAVISKYVKIGDQDLRVSLERQDNLEVLEVKIEIPQH encoded by the coding sequence ATGTCGATCCTTTCCTTCCTGCTGGGAGAGAAGAAGAAGTCCGCGTCGGTCGCGAAGGAGCGGCTGCAGATCATCCTGGCGCACGAGCGCACCGGCCATTCCGCCCCCGCCGACTACCTGCCCGCGCTGCAGCGCGAGCTGGTGGCGGTGATCTCCAAGTACGTCAAGATCGGCGACCAGGACCTGCGCGTCAGCCTGGAACGCCAGGACAACCTCGAGGTGCTCGAGGTCAAGATCGAGATCCCGCAGCACTGA
- the minD gene encoding septum site-determining protein MinD codes for MAKIIVVTSGKGGVGKTTTSASFAAGLALRGHKTAVIDFDVGLRNLDLIMGCERRVVYDLINVVQGEANLRQALIKDKKCENLFILPASQTRDKDALTKEGVEKVINGLIEMDFEYIVCDSPAGIESGALMAMYFADEALIVTNPEVSSVRDSDRILGILSSKTKRASEGGDPIKEHLLITRYNPKRVHGGEMLSLTDIQEILRIKLIGVVPESEAVLHASNQGTPAIHLEGSDVADAYGDVVDRFLGKDKPMRFTDYQKPGLFSRIFGNK; via the coding sequence ATGGCAAAAATCATCGTTGTGACCTCCGGCAAGGGAGGCGTCGGCAAGACCACCACCAGCGCCAGCTTTGCCGCCGGCCTGGCCCTGCGCGGCCACAAGACTGCCGTGATCGACTTCGACGTCGGCCTGCGCAACCTCGACCTGATCATGGGTTGCGAACGCCGCGTGGTGTATGACCTGATCAACGTGGTGCAGGGCGAAGCCAACCTGCGCCAGGCGCTGATCAAGGACAAGAAGTGCGAGAACCTGTTCATCCTGCCGGCCTCGCAGACGCGTGACAAGGACGCGCTGACCAAGGAAGGCGTGGAGAAGGTCATCAACGGCCTGATCGAGATGGACTTCGAGTACATCGTCTGCGATTCGCCCGCCGGCATCGAGTCAGGCGCGCTGATGGCGATGTACTTTGCCGATGAGGCCCTGATCGTCACCAACCCGGAAGTGTCGTCGGTGCGCGATTCGGACCGCATCCTCGGCATCCTGTCGTCCAAGACCAAGCGCGCCAGCGAGGGCGGCGACCCGATCAAGGAACACCTGCTGATCACCCGCTACAACCCCAAGCGCGTGCATGGCGGCGAGATGCTGTCGCTGACCGACATCCAGGAAATCCTGCGCATCAAGCTGATCGGCGTGGTGCCGGAATCGGAAGCGGTGCTGCACGCCTCCAACCAGGGCACGCCCGCCATCCACCTGGAAGGCAGCGACGTGGCCGACGCCTATGGCGACGTGGTGGACCGCTTCCTCGGCAAGGACAAGCCGATGCGTTTCACCGACTACCAGAAGCCGGGGCTGTTCTCGCGCATCTTCGGCAACAAGTAA
- the minC gene encoding septum site-determining protein MinC, with product MSQKKTPRFELRSGNVDALLLALQTADMAALRDDLLTRFEATPDFFSNDVIALDLRALDDDSEVALGTVIDTLATLKARAIGVVARAGQREWAERFGLPLLDSQARRNGAAERAAEAKAAAAAEQAAAEQAAREEGARAAAQAATDAAVAAAVRQTQTLLIDKPLRSGQQVYAHGDVVIMDVVSYGAEVIAEGNIHIYAPLRGRALAGVKGNTAARIFSTCMEPELISIAGIYRTAEQTLPADVHGKTAQVRLADEKLILEALRLK from the coding sequence ATGTCCCAGAAGAAAACGCCACGCTTCGAGCTGCGCAGTGGCAACGTCGACGCCCTCCTTCTCGCCCTCCAGACCGCCGACATGGCTGCGCTGCGGGATGACCTCCTCACCCGCTTCGAAGCCACCCCCGACTTCTTCTCCAATGACGTGATCGCGCTGGACCTGCGCGCGCTCGACGATGACAGCGAAGTCGCGCTCGGCACCGTGATCGACACGCTGGCCACGCTCAAGGCCCGCGCCATCGGCGTGGTGGCCCGTGCCGGCCAGCGCGAGTGGGCCGAGCGCTTCGGCCTGCCGCTGCTCGACAGCCAGGCCCGCCGCAACGGCGCCGCCGAGCGTGCCGCCGAGGCCAAGGCCGCTGCCGCGGCGGAACAGGCCGCCGCCGAACAGGCGGCGCGTGAAGAAGGCGCCCGTGCCGCGGCCCAGGCAGCCACCGACGCCGCCGTCGCCGCGGCCGTGCGCCAGACCCAGACCCTACTGATCGACAAGCCGCTGCGCTCCGGCCAGCAGGTCTACGCGCATGGCGACGTGGTCATCATGGACGTGGTCAGCTACGGTGCCGAGGTCATCGCCGAAGGCAACATCCATATCTATGCCCCGCTGCGCGGCCGTGCGCTGGCGGGGGTCAAGGGCAACACCGCCGCGCGCATCTTCAGCACGTGCATGGAGCCCGAACTGATTTCCATCGCCGGCATCTACCGGACCGCGGAGCAGACGCTTCCGGCCGATGTGCACGGCAAGACCGCCCAGGTGCGCCTGGCCGATGAAAAACTGATCCTCGAAGCGCTGCGGCTCAAGTAA
- a CDS encoding magnesium and cobalt transport protein CorA, whose amino-acid sequence MGAIVNCVAYRQGKRLGTVGMEEIPAVLAVPGTFVWLGLHEPDLALLRQAQQAFGLHDLAVEDATNAHQRPKLEAYGDSVFVVLNTAQLVQDEVVVGETHLFVGPNYVVSVRHGASSTYTPVRERCEHDPHGLANGPGYVLYALMDFVVDHYLPIVTRLEDNFEALEQGIFRDEFDRAAIERLYQVKRQVLRLRNAVSPVEDMCGQLIRLHEQLVPKELRAYFRDIEDHASRLVRTLDVVREMLTTAVQVNLALVTVGQNEVVKRLAGWGAILAIPTVVFSLYGMNFDFMPELKVHYAYPAVIGVTAVACGALWRRLHRAGWI is encoded by the coding sequence ATGGGCGCCATCGTCAATTGCGTGGCCTACCGGCAGGGCAAGCGGCTCGGCACGGTAGGCATGGAGGAAATCCCGGCGGTGCTGGCGGTGCCCGGCACCTTCGTCTGGCTGGGCCTGCACGAGCCAGACCTGGCGCTGCTGCGGCAGGCGCAGCAGGCCTTCGGCCTGCACGACCTCGCGGTTGAAGACGCGACCAACGCGCACCAGCGTCCCAAGCTCGAGGCCTACGGCGATTCCGTGTTCGTGGTGCTCAACACCGCGCAGCTGGTGCAGGACGAAGTCGTGGTCGGCGAGACCCACCTGTTCGTCGGCCCCAACTACGTGGTCTCGGTCCGCCATGGGGCCAGCAGCACCTATACGCCGGTGCGCGAGCGCTGCGAACACGACCCGCACGGCCTGGCCAACGGGCCTGGCTATGTGCTGTACGCGCTGATGGACTTCGTCGTCGACCACTACCTGCCCATCGTCACGCGCCTGGAGGACAACTTCGAGGCGCTCGAGCAGGGCATCTTTCGCGACGAGTTCGACCGCGCCGCGATCGAGCGCCTGTACCAGGTCAAGCGCCAGGTGCTGCGCCTGCGCAATGCGGTCAGTCCGGTCGAAGACATGTGCGGCCAGCTGATCCGGCTGCACGAACAACTGGTGCCGAAGGAGCTGCGCGCCTATTTCCGCGATATCGAAGACCACGCCAGCCGGCTGGTGCGCACGCTCGACGTGGTGCGCGAAATGCTGACCACCGCGGTGCAGGTCAACCTGGCGCTGGTGACCGTCGGGCAGAACGAAGTGGTCAAGCGGCTGGCCGGCTGGGGCGCGATCCTGGCAATCCCGACGGTGGTGTTCAGCCTGTACGGCATGAATTTCGATTTCATGCCTGAGCTCAAAGTCCACTACGCGTACCCGGCCGTTATCGGTGTGACCGCGGTGGCCTGCGGCGCGTTGTGGCGGCGGCTGCACCGCGCGGGGTGGATCTGA
- a CDS encoding tetratricopeptide repeat protein — translation MSKARFPHAAVLAGAFCAWLVLPPAAAAPQPPAPAQAQTRDAVAAYESGRFDQALQGFSAAARQGNRLAQFNYAMMLLRGEGTAAQPQEALVWLRKAADNGMTHAQYTWGDLYERGELVPKSLEEANRWYERAAQGGHVQAQMELATNYFTGRGVPRDYAQAFAWYQRAASAGDGGAQYIVGSFYERGEPGVVEKDIEQAKIWYARSAAHGDPGALAKLRSLLEETVRGRAGM, via the coding sequence ATGTCGAAAGCCCGTTTCCCGCATGCCGCCGTGCTGGCCGGCGCGTTTTGCGCGTGGCTGGTGTTGCCACCCGCCGCCGCGGCACCGCAGCCGCCCGCGCCGGCGCAGGCGCAGACCCGCGACGCTGTCGCGGCCTACGAGTCGGGCCGCTTCGACCAGGCTCTGCAGGGTTTCTCCGCCGCCGCGCGCCAGGGCAACCGCCTCGCGCAATTCAACTACGCGATGATGCTGCTGCGCGGCGAGGGCACCGCCGCGCAGCCGCAAGAAGCGCTGGTGTGGCTGCGCAAGGCAGCCGACAACGGCATGACCCATGCGCAATACACCTGGGGCGACCTGTACGAGCGCGGCGAGCTGGTGCCGAAATCGCTGGAAGAGGCGAACCGCTGGTATGAGCGCGCGGCACAGGGCGGCCACGTGCAGGCGCAGATGGAACTGGCGACGAACTACTTCACCGGCCGCGGCGTGCCGCGCGACTACGCGCAGGCGTTTGCGTGGTACCAGCGCGCGGCAAGCGCGGGGGATGGCGGTGCGCAGTACATCGTCGGCAGTTTCTACGAGCGCGGCGAGCCGGGCGTGGTCGAAAAGGATATCGAGCAGGCGAAGATCTGGTACGCGCGCTCCGCGGCACACGGGGATCCGGGGGCGCTGGCGAAGCTGAGGTCTTTGCTGGAGGAGACGGTGCGGGGGAGGGCGGGGATGTGA